Below is a window of Cytobacillus firmus DNA.
GGTGCAGGTGTGGGGAGAGAGGCGCAGGAAGTGATTGATGCAGAAGGATTGCTGATTGCTCCAGGTTTTATAGACCTGCACGTCCACTTGCGTGAACCAGGCGGTGAAAAGAAAGAAACAATCGAAACTGGCACAAGAGCAGCTGCTAAAGGCGGTTTCACAACGGTTGCTGCGATGCCGAATACCCGGCCGGTACCTGATACAAAAGAACAGCTTGAAAAATTGAACAGCCGTATTGATGAGACTGCGGCGGTCAAGGTTCTGCCTTATGCATCGATTACAATCCGTGAGCTTGGCCAGGAATTAACCGATTTTAAAGCTTTGAAGGAAGCTGGGGCGTTTGCTTTTACAGATGATGGAGTAGGGGTGCAATCAGCAGCCATGATGCTTGAGGCAATGAGGAATGCCGCAGATCTTAACATGCCTATTGTTGCCCACTGCGAAGAAAATACCCTCATTAACAAAGGCTCCGTACATGATGGAGTTTTTGCTAAAGAGAACGGTTTAAATGGTATTCCTTCTGTCTGTGAATCAGTGCAAATCGCAAGGGACGTTCTTCTTGCAGAAGCTGCCGGCTGCCATTATCATGTCTGCCACATCAGCACGAAAGAGTCTGTCAGGGTGGTAAGAGATGCAAAGCGTGCAGGCATCAAGGTAACAGCCGAGGTGACACCTCATCACCTCCTTCTATGTGAAGAAGATATCCCGGGTCTGGATGCTAACTTTAAAATGAATCCTCCATTAAGAGGAGCAGATGACAGAGCTGCCTTAATCGAAGGATTGCAGGATGGCACAATAGATTTTATTGCCACCGACCATGCACCACATACAGCAGCAGAAAAAGAAGAGGGGATGGAACTGGCGCCTTTCGGGATTGTCGGACTTGAAACTGCCTTTCCGCTTCTTTACACCCACTTCGTTGAGAAGGGGATATTCACTCTAAAGCAGCTGATTGATTACTTAACAATCAAGCCAGCAGAGGCATTCGGCATTCAATCAGGGAAATTGGAAGCTGGTGAAATAGCAGATCTTGTCCTGCTTGACCTGAACCGTCAGGAAAAGATTGATCCAGCTCAGTTCTTATCAAAAGGGAAAAACACGCCATTTACCGGCTGGGATTGTAAAGGCTGGCCGGCAGTGACAATAGCAGGCGGAAAAATTGTTTGGGACAGAGGGAGTGTAAAAGCATGAAAAAACAGCTGATTCTGGAAGACGGAACAATTTTTATTGGAAAGGGATTCGGAAGTGATACGAATTCAATTGGAGAAGTAGTATTCAATACAGGAATGACGGGTTATCAGGAAATCCTGTCTGACCCATCCTACTGCGGCCAAATCGTAACCTTGACATACCCTTTAATCGGAAATTATGGGATAAACAGAGACGATTTTGAATCGATCTCCCCGGCAATCTCCGGTTTCATTGTGAAAGAAGCGTGCGAGTTTCCTTCAAACTGGAGAAATGAACAATCGATTGAAGAATATTTTAAGATGAAAAACATCCCTGGAATTGCTGGCATAGATACCAGGAAATTAACAAGAATTATCAGGCAGCATGGTACGCTGAAAGGTGCTATTTGCAGCATAAGTGAAAACCCGGAAGTAATCATTGAAAAACTGCGGGCAACCAAGCTGCGAAACGATCAGGTTAAGCAAGTGTCAACTAAGACACCTTATCCAAGCCCTAGCCGCGGCAGAAGGGTAGTCCTTGTAGATTTCGGCATGAAACACGGGATCTTAAGAGAACTGAACAAACGGGATTGTGATGTGATTGTTGTGCCTTATAATACACCAGCTGAAGAAATACTCAGCATGAGCCCGGATGGAGTTATGCTTTCAAATGGCCCTGGAGACCCGAAAGATGTTCCGGAAGCCATCACAATGATTAAAGGACTGCTGGGAAAAGTACCGATTTTCGGAATTTGTCTGGGACATCAGCTTTTTGCCCTTGCTTGCGGTGCCAATACAGAAAAACTGAAATTCGGCCATCGCGGTTCAAACCATCCGGTGAAAGATCTGCAAACCGGAAAAGTCGCTTTAACATCTCAAAACCATGGATACTCAGTAGAAGAAAATTCAATTACTGGTACGCCGCTTGAAGTAACACATATCGCCTTAAACGATGGAACAATTGAAGGCTTAAAGCATAAAGAAGTCCCTGCATTCACTGTTCAATATCATCCTGAAGCTTCACCGGGACCCGAGGATGCAAACGGATTATTTGAACAATTCTTGCAAATGATTGAATCACATAAAGAGGAAGGTGCTGCAGCATGCCAAAGCGTACAGATATAAAAAGTATTTTAGTAATCGGATCAGGACCAATTGTCATCGGGCAGGCAGCAGAGTTTGATTATGCCGGAACACAGGCCTGCATTGCTTTGAAAGAGGAAGGCTACCGCGTAATTCTTGTAAACTCAAATCCTGCCACTATTATGACAGATACCGAGATTGCTGACGCGGTATATATAGAGCCGCTTACGCTGGAATTCGTCAGCCGCATTATCCGGAAAGAACGTCCTGATGCGCTCGTTCCAACTCTTGGGGGACAGACGGGATTAAACCTGGCAGTAGAGCTTGCTGAATCAGGTGTTTTGGAAGAATGCGGGGTTGAAATCCTCGGTACAAAATTATCTGCTATCCAAAAGGCGGAAGACCGGGACCTTTTTAGAAACTTGATGAATGAACTTGGCGAACCAGTGCCTGAAAGTGAAATTATTCATAACCTGGATGAGGCATATGAGTTTGTAAACAGGATTGGCTATCCGGTCATTGTGCGCCCTGCTTTCACATTGGGGGGAACAGGCGGGGGCATCTGCCACGATGAAGAAGATCTGATTGAAATTGTGACTAGCGGCTTAAAGAACAGCCCTGTTACACAGTGTTTGCTTGAAAAGAGCATTGCGGGCTTTAAGGAAATTGAGTATGAAGTGATGCGGGATTCCAATGACAATGCGATTGTTGTCTGCAATATGGAAAACTTTGACCCGGTAGGGGTTCATACGGGAGATTCAATCGTTGTAGCGCCAAGCCAAACTTTGAGTGATCGTGAATATCAGCTGCTGAGAAACACTTCATTAAAAATTATCCGCGCCCTCGAGATTGAAGGAGGATGCAATGTGCAGCTGGCGCTTGATCCGGATAGCTTCAATTATTACATTATCGAAGTCAACCCGCGTGTAAGCCGCTCATCTGCGCTGGCTTCAAAGGCGACAGGTTATCCGATTGCCAAACTGGCAGCCAAGATAGCGGTAGGGCTGACACTTGATGAAATGATGAATCCTGTGACAGGAAAAACATATGCCTGCTTTGAACCGGCATTGGATTATATTGTCTCAAAAATTCCGCGCTGGCCGTTTGATAAGTTTGAATCTGCAAACCGTTCGCTTGGCACCCAAATGAAGGCTACAGGAGAAGTAATGGCAATAGGACGGACATTTGAAGAATCTCTCCTGAAAGCAGTACGTTCACTTGAAGCAAACATTTATCATCTTGAGCTGAAGGATGCCGGCCAAATTTCTGATGAATTGATCGAAAAGCGAATCCGTAAAGCTGGAGATGAACGTCTGTTTTATATCGGTGAAGCCATCAGAAGGGGAGTCACTATCGAGACGATCCATGAATGGAGCAAAATTGATTTATTCTTCCTTTATAAGATTAAGAAAATCATAGATTTTGAGAATGTACTAACTGAAAATCCTTTTGACCCTGAAACAGGGAAAGCTGCAAAGGAAATGGGCTTTGCCGATCTGGTAATTGCCAGGCTGTGGGATTCAAATGAGTTGGAAGTATACAGCTGGAGAAAAGAACATGCGATTAAACCGGTTTATAAAATGGTTGATACATGTGCAGCGGAATTTGAATCGGAAACTCCGTATTTCTATGGAACTTATGAAGATGAGAACGAATCGGAAGTATCCGGCCGCAAAAGTGTTGTGGTTCTGGGCTCAGGACCAATCCGGATCGGGCAGGGAGTGGAGTTTGATTATTCAACTGTTCACGCGGTATGGGCCATTAAGGAAGCAGGATATGAAGCAATCATCATTAATAATAATCCTGAAACAGTCTCTACTGACTTTAGCATCTCCGATAAGCTCTATTTTGAGCCGCTAACGATTGAAGATGTCATGCACATTATCGATCTTGAGAAACCGGAAGGGGTAGTTGTGCAATTTGGCGGACAAACGGCTATTAATCTTGCAGCAGATCTGGTTGAAAGAGGCGTGAAAATTCTGGGAACTTCGCTTGAAAGCTTAGACCGGGCAGAAGACCGGGATAAATTTGAGCAAGCTCTTGCTGAGCTTGGCATCCCGATGCCTAAAGGAAAGACTGCCCTGTCAGTGGAGCAGGCAGTAGCAATTGCCGGTGAAATCGGATATCCAGTAGTCGTCCGACCATCATATGTACTTGGCGGAAGAGCCATGGAGATCGTTTATAAAGAAGATGAGCTACTATATTATATGGAAAATGCTGTAAAAGTAAACCCGGAGCATCCAGTATTAATTGACCGATATTTGACTGGGAAGGAAATTGAAGTGGACGCTATCTCGGATGGTGAAAATGTGCTTATTCCAGGCATCATGGAGCATATAGAAAGAGCTGGAGTACACTCAGGAGATTCCATTGCAGTCTATCCTCCGCAAAATATATCAGAAGCAATCAAAAACAAGCTTGTTGAGTACACGGAGAAGATGGCCAAAGGCCTTGGCATTATAGGTCTGCTAAATATCCAGTATGTAGTGGCTAAAGGGGAAGTATATGTCCTGGAAGTCAACCCGCGTTCAAGCCGGACAGTTCCGTTCTTGAGCAAGATTACAAATGTGCCAATGGCTAAAATCGCCACAAAGGTTATCATGGGCCAAACTCTTGCTCAGCAGGGCTTTGGATCCGGCCTTGTTCCGGAGAGAAAAGGCGTGTTCGTAAAAGTGCCGGTGTTCTCTTTCGCGAAATTAAGAAGAGTAGACATCACTTTAGGGCCTGAAATGAAGTCAACAGGTGAAGTTATGGGGAAAGATTCCACACTTGAAAAAGCCCTTTATAAAGGCCTTGTTGCTTCCGGCATGAAAATCCAGCCGTTTGGAACTGTACTAATGACTGTCGCCGACAAGGATAAGGAAGAAGCTCTGCAGCTGGCAAAAAGATTTGTATCCATCGGCTACAGACTAATGGCGACAAGCGGAACGGCTTTATTCCTGAAAACTGAAGGCATCCCTGTAAAAGTAACTGGGAAAATCGGCTCAGAAGGGCCTAACCTTCTGGATGTCATAAAAAATGGCGAAGCGCAATTTGTTATTAACACTTTAACAAAAGGAAAACAGCCTGCCAGAGATGGCTTCCGCATCCGCCGTGAATCAGTGGAAAATGGCGTGCCATGCCTAACTTCACTTGATACGGCAGAAGCAATCCTTCAAGTAATCGAATCAATGAATTTTTCAGCAGACGCGATGGATAAGCCAGAAGAAGTCCGGGAGGCGGTTTTATCTTGATCAGACAGGAACAATGTAAAGTAATATCACAAATTAAACTGGCCGAAAACATTTACGAGCTCACCCTTCAAGGTGAGCTTGTTCATGAAATGAAAGAGCCCGGGCAATTTGTCCATTTGAAAATATCGGAGGGCTATGATCCAATGCTGAGAAGGCCAATCAGCATTGCAGAAATTTCACCTGATGAAAGCCAGTTTAAAATGATTTACCGTGCTGAAGGCAGAGGAACGGCATTGCTTTCAGAAAAAAAACCTGGTGATTACACTGATGTACTGGGACCACTTGGAAATGGGTTTCCGATCAGTGAAGCTGGCCGGGGAGAGACGGCACTTCTTGTAGGGGGAGGAATCGGAGTCCCCCCTTTATATGAACTGTCCAATCAGCTTTTAAACCGTGGCGTTAAGGTGATCCACGTCCTGGGTTTTCAATCAGCGGGCGCAGTATTTTATGAGGAAAAGTTTTCCCGGCTGGGCGAGACCTACCTGGCTACAGTTGATGGAAGCGCAGGAATGAAGGGTTTTGTTACAGATGTTATTAATCGGCTGAATATTGATTTTGATGTTTTATATTCCTGCGGCCCGACGCCGATGCTGAAGGCGCTTGAAAATCAATTCCCTCATAAAAAGGTATTCCTGTCATTGGAAGAACGAATGGGATGCGGCATCGGGGCATGCTTTGCATGTGTCTGCCATACAGGGGATGACCCGGAAGGTTACAGTTATAAAAAAGTCTGCAGTGACGGACCGGTCTTTAAAGCAGGGGAGGTAGTTCTATGAATTCATTAAACGTCAGTCTGCCTGGGCTGGAATTGAAAAATCCAATCATGCCTGCATCCGGATGCTTTGGCTTCGGCAGGGAATTCAGCCAGCTGTATGATTTGAGCCAATTGGGCGCAATCATGATAAAGGCGACGACTTTAGAGCCCCGATTTGGAAATCCAACACCAAGAGTGGCTGAGACATCTGCAGGGATGTTAAATGCAATTGGTCTGCAGAATCCCGGCCTGGAAAAAGTGGTAAATGAAGAACTGGCATGGCTTGAACAATACGATGTACCGATCATTGCCAATGTAGCCGGTTCGCAGGAAGAGGATTATATTGCGGTTGCCAGGAAAATTTCTGCAAGTCCGAATGTACATGCACTTGAACTCAACATCTCATGCCCGAATGTGAAAACAGGCGGAATTGCATTTGGCACTATTCCGGAAATTGCAAAAAATCTAACGAAAAAAGTAAAAGAGGTTTCTGAAGTACCTGTCTATGTGAAGCTTTCGCCAAATGTCACAAATATTGTAGAAATGGCTAAAGCAGCAGAAGATGGCGGAGCGGACGGTTTAACAATGATCAACACGCTTGTTGGCATGAGAATCGATCTAAAAACCGGCAATCCGATTTTGGCAAATAAATCAGGCGGACTTTCAGGGCCAGCCATCAAGCCAGTCGCACTCCGGATGATATATGAAGTGAGCCAGCAGGTATCCCTTCCGATCATCGGCATGGGAGGAATTGAATCTGCAGAGGATGTCATCGAATACTTCTACGCAGGTGCAAGTGCAGTAGCGGTTGGGACAGCTAACTTTGTAGATCCCTTTGTGTGTCCTAAAATTATCGGTGAGCTGCCAGAACTTATTAAGAAGCTCGGGTATGAACATATTAGCGAATGCACAGGAAGGAGCTGGAAGAAACATGAAAAAAAAGCCGCTCATTATTGCTCTTGATTTTCCAGGAAAAAAGGAAGTTCATCATTTTCTGCAGGGCTTTGAAAATGAAAAGTTATTTCTAAAGGTCGGCATGGAGCTATTTTACCAGGAGGGACCTTCCATTGTTCACGATTTAAAGGAACAAGGGCACGATATTTTCCTTGATCTCAAGCTTCATGATATTCCGAATACTGTAAAAAGTGCAATGAAGCGTCTTGCCGGGCTTGGCTGCGATATGGTAAATGTGCATGCCGCAGGAGGAAAAGCCATGATGGAAGCAGCATGTGAAGGACTTGAAGCAGGAAGCACTGGGAAAAGGCCATCTTGTATTGCTGTGACGCAGCTGACAAGCACATCCGAACAGCAAATGAAATCAGACCAATTAATCGCTGTTTCTTTAAATGAGTCTGTTCTTCATTATGCCAATCTTGCCAAAGAAGCAGGACTTGATGGTGTAGTATGTTCAAGCTTTGAGGCGAGGGAGATAGGATTGCAAATAGGTTCTTCTTTTTTGACTGTAACACCGGGAATACGCCTGTCCTCTGACGATGATGGAGACCAGAAGAGAGTGGCCACACCTGAGTTCGCAAGAAAAGAAGGGGCTTCTGCCATTGTGGTGGGAAGGTCGATTACCAGAGCGGAAAATCCATTCGAAAAGTATATTCAATGCAAGCAATCCTGGGAGGGTGTTCTGAATGAAGCATAAAATAGCAGAAAAATTACTGGATATAAAGGCTGTAGCACTAAACCCAAACGATCCGTTTACATGGTCCTCAGGACTTCGTTCCCCCATTTATTGCGATAACCGTTTGACACTGTCTTTTCCTGAAGTCAGAAAAGAAATTGCTGCCGGCCTTCAGGCTATCATTTTAGATAAATTTCCTGAAGCAGAACTAATTGCAGGGACAGCCACAGCGGGCATTCCGCATGCAGCCTGGGTCAGTGACAATATGGAACTGCCAATGTGCTATGTCCGCTCCAAGGCCAAGGGCCATGGAAAAGGAAAGCAAATTGAAGGCAAAGCTGATAAAGGCCAGAAGGTTGTTGTTGTTGAAGATTTGATCTCAACAGGTGGAAGTGCCATTACTGCTGTCAAGGCTTTAAGAGAAGCAGGCTGTGAAGTGCTGGGTGTGGCGGCGATCTTCACATACCAGCTTCAAAAAGGAAAAGAAATGCTGGCCGAAGAACACATCGAAGCATATACTCTGACTGATATTGAAGCTCTGACAGAAGTAGCTGTTGAAAAGGGCTATATCCAGGAAGAAGATATGAATAAGCTGATTGAATGGCGAAAAGACCCAGCTGAGTGGGGAAAAGCAATTCAGTTTTAGTCAATGAAAAAAGCAAGCATTGGAGCTTGCTTTTTCATTTCTTTACAGATTTTGTTTTAAGGACAGAACCGTTTCTTCATCAGGTGTAACGTAAACTGTCTGCTGATTGTCATATATGACAAATCCGGGTTTGGCACCGCTTGGTTTTTTCACATGCCTGACTTGGGTGAAGTCAACAGGTACGGAACTTGAATTGCGTGCTTTGCTGAAGTAAGCAGCGAGTGATGCAGCTTCAAGAATGGTGTTTTCTGCTGGTTCCTTGCTTCGGATTACTACATGTGAACCGGGAATATCCTTTGTATGCAGCCAGATTTCATCCCTTGCAGCTAATTTGTTCGTTAAATAATCATTTTGCTTATTGTTTTTCCCGACTAGTATTTCCGTTCCGTCCGTGGCAGCATAGCGGTCAAGAACAGGCTTAAGATTCTGCTGTTTCTTGTTTCCCCGTTTCTGCCTTTCGCGAATATAACCGCCTTCAGTAAGCTCTTCTCTTATTTCGGCAATGTCTCTTGTAGATGCAGTTTCTACTTGCTGAAGAAGAGACTCGAAGTATGCTGCTTCCTCTTCTGCTTTCTTGATTTGCTCTTTTACTGCAATTACGGCATTTTTTGCTTTTTGATATCTTGTAAAATATTTTTGTGCATTCTCGGAAGGAGTCTTCTGAGGATCCAATGGAATGATAACTGAAGCGCCATTTTCATCGTAATAATTGATGACTTCGGTTTCCTTCATTCCCTTCTGAATAGCATAAATATTGGCCGTGATCAATTCCCCATATAATTGATGTTTATCGGCATTTTCTGCTTCATGAAGGGTTCTTTTCAACTTCTCAATTTTCTTCTCATTCTTTTCTTTCTCATTTATTATAAACCGTTCAAGATCATTGGATTGCTGTTTGACACGGTCTCTTTCGGCTTTGCCGAAATAAAAGCGGTCCAGCATTTCACTCAGGGAATTAAACTCCCTGCATTCCCCTTTTATATGCTGGAGGGGCAATAAATAAAAGCTTTCTTTATGTTCCCCTTCTGTAATGGCAGGCCTTATTGTATGGTCTTTCAGCAAGTCAATAAAATGCTGGAAACTTTTAGGGACAGTTGTCCTGTTAACAAGACCTGCATGGTGCATCACTTCTTTGGCAAAAAGCGGTGAGATTCCGGCGAATCCCGCCACAAGCTGTTTATCAACTTTCCCGCTGTTAAAATCAATCTTGCGCAGTATAGCTTCTTCATCCGCCTCGAAGGGATTCAGTTTATCCTGAGATGGAGGGAGTATGTACTCCTGTCCGGGCAAAATTGCACGATGGCTATTAACGGCATAAGAAACGTGCTTGATGCTGTCGAGAATGATATTTCGGGATTTATCTACCAGCGTAATATTGCTGTGCCTGCCCATAATCTCAACAATCAGCTGTTTATAGGATGTATCGCCAATCTCATTCCTGCCTTTCACCTCAAACACGATTATACGGTCAAGCCCGATTTGATGGACATCTTCAAGTATGTAGCCTTCCAGGTGCTTTCTTAAAAGCATGCAGAACATCGGCGGCTCTGAAGGGTTTTCGTGTGTTTCATTCGTCAGCTGGACTCTCGCATAGCTTGGATGGGCTGACAGCAAAAGCCTGTGATTCTTTCCATTTGCCCGCACAACTAAAATGATTTCATTTTTATATGGCTGCTGAATCTTATTGATTCTGCCGCCCTTTAAAGTATCTATGAGCTCTTTCGTCATAGCTCTTGTGAACAAACCATCAAATGACATATCGGAACATCCTCTTCTATTAAAAATAACATTAGATATACATTATTCTTTCATTTATTAAATAAAAATCAAGTTTTACTGCTTGGTCTTTCTATTTTCAGGCGTCTTCCGCTTTTCTAATGCTGTCTAGCTCCAGGCGCCATCGGCTCGAGGTCAAAAGCTTGTCGCCGATAAGCGGGCGCCTTCCGCTTTTCTAATATTGTCTAGCTCCAGCGCCTACCCCCTCGAGGTCACAAGCCTGACCTCCCAAAAAGGCAAAGGACGCCTTTCCGGTAGCCCCGTCTTGTGCTTGTCGGGGGTGGGCAAGGCGCTTCCGCTTTTCTTTTTAATAATAGCATTTTTTTGGACAGGGCTGAATATGCTTTCTTTAGAGTGAGATTGGACAACTCTGCCTTGTTTTAGCAGAAGAGGATAGTCTGCCATCTGGTGGATTCCCTTAAAGTCTGGCTGTGAGTGCTTACGGGATTTTTCTCGATGATATTATCCTGCACCCAGGCACTCATGGCTTTTCTCAAACCACAAAGGAGGAAGTGTGATGTCCGGATGAAGTTCCATGAAATGAATGAAAGGGAGGTTGAGCAGGCCTTAAATACCGACATTAAGGCAGGCTTAACAGAGGACGATGTAAAAAAACGCCACAAACAATATGGCTTTAATGAATTGAAAGAGGGAGAAAAGCAGTCTGCTTTACTCTTATTTTTTAGTCAATTTAAAGATTTCATGGTTCTTGTTTTATTAGCTGCCACCTTGATTTCGGGGCTGCTTGGTGAATATATTGATGCGATTGCCATTATTGCAATTGTAATCATAAATGGGTTTCTGGGCTTTTTTCAGGAAAGGAAAGCGGAAAAGTCGCTAAGTGCACTAAAAGAGTTATCCGCTCCCCAAGTAATTGCTCTCCGGGAGGGAGAGTGGAAGAAAATCCCTTCCAAAGAAGTGGCCGTCGGGGATCTGCTTAAATTTTCTACGGGCGACAGAGTGGGTGCCGATGTAAGAATAGTAGAATCCAATAGCCTTGAGGTTGAGGAGTCTGCTTTAACGGGAGAGTCGCTGCCAGTTCAAAAGAGGACCGGATCCCTGAAAACACCTAACCTCGCTATTGGCGATATGGAAAATATGGCTTTTATGGGTACAATGGTGACCCGCGGCAATGGATTGGGTGTAGTTGTCGGTACAGGGATGAATACCGCCATGGGACAAATTGCTGATCTTCTGCAAAATGCCGAAACCATGACAACACCGCTTCAGCGGAGATTGGAACAGCTCGGCAAAATCCTCATTACGGCAGCGATTTTCCTTACAGTTCTCGTTGTTGCGGCAGGTGTGATGCAGGGACAGGAATTATATACAATGTTCCTTGCTGGTGTCTCATTGGCTGTTGCGGCAATTCCCGAAGGGCTGCCTGCCATTGTCACGGTGGCGCTCTCGCTTGGTGTTCAAAGAATGATCAGGAAAAAGGCAATAGTACGGAAGCTTCCTGCAGTTGAAACACTTGGCTGTGCGTCTGTTATTTGTTCAGACAAAACCGGAACCATGACCCAAAACAAAATGACCGTTACCCATCTCTGGAGCGGAGGGAAAGAATGGAGAGTAGATGGAGTCGGGTATGAACCGCAAGGGCAGTTTTATCGAAATGAGAGCCAAATTGAGCCGAAAAGTGATAAAGCGCTCCAGCAGATGCTGATGTTTGGCATGCTATGCAACCATGCGGAAATACAGCAGAAAAACAATGAGTTTGTGATTGACGGGGACCCAACTGAAGGTGCTCTCCTTGTAGCAGCCATGAAAGCTGGTTATAACAGGAGCAGTCTGCTGAATCAATTTCAGATTATTAATGAATTTCCGTTTGACTCTGCCAGAAAAATGATGAGTGTTGTGGTAAAGGATCATAATGGAAGACAATTTATTGTTACCAAAGGTGCTCCCGATGTCTTAGTCGGGAAAAGCGAATCGGTTCTTTGGGAGGGAAGGCGGCAGATTCTTTCGAGGGAGCTTTCAGGTGAAATTCAGGCAGCCATAGAAGATCTGGCTTCACAAGCATTGAGAACGATCGCGATTGGCTATAAAGAAATCCCATCTAAAAATGTCATTCTTGATGAAAAAGAGGCGGAGAAGGGATTAACTTTTATCGGGCTGCAGGGGATGATTGATCCGCCAAGGCCGGAGGTTAAAGAAGCAGTCAAGGAGTGCAGGGAAGCAGGAATCAAAACGATCATGATCACAGGAGATCATGTGATTACAGCACAGGCCATTGCCAAACAGTTAGGCATTTTAACAGAAGGTTCCAAAGTACTTCAGGGCAAAGACCTGGCAGAGATGTCTGTAGAAGACCTGGAAGAAGTGGTTGAGGATGTCACAGTATTTGCCAGAGTATCACCTGAGCATAAATTGAAAATTGTCAAGGCTCTCCAGAATAGAGGTCATATCGTTGCCATGACAGGTGATGGAGTCAATGATGCTCCTGCCATTAAAGCAGCAGATATTGGCATTTCAATGGGCATTACAGGCACAGATGTTGCTAAAGAGGCATCTGCACTTGTATTGCTTGATGATAATTTTGCTACCATAAAAGCCGCGATAAAAGAAGGAAGAAATATATACGAAAATATCCGCAAGTTCATCAGGTATTTGCTAGCATCAAATGTTGGCGAGATTCTGGTTATGCTGTTTGCTATGCTTCTAGCCCTTCCACTGCCATTAGTGCCAATTCAGATTCTCTGGGTGAACCTCGTAACGGATGGACTTCCGGCAATGGCTCTGGGCCTTGATCAGCCTGAGGAGAATGTGATGAAGCGGAAACCAAGGAGCCCTAAGGAAGGTGTCTTTTCAAGAGGGCTTGGCTGGAAAGTGGTTTCAAGGGGATTTTTAATTGGCCTTGTGACATTACTGGCGTTTATTTTTGCCTACCGGGCAAATCCGGATCATCTTGCATACGCACAGACAGTAGCGTTTGCCACATTGGTAATGGCTCAGCTGATCCATGTATTTGATTGCCGAAGTGAAAAATCCGTGTTTTCAAGAAATCCATTTGGCAATAAATATTTAGTCTGGGCAGTCATCTCTTCCCTGGTTTTAGTGCTGATTGTCATATACTATCCGCCGCTTCAGCCAATTTTCCACACTGTCCCTATTGAATTGCGCGACTGGTTTATGATCACAGGACTCTCAGCCATTCCAACATTTTTACTGGCAGGCACATTTTTGGCAAGAAAAACAAAATAAAATATGTTATAATCCTTTAGGTAGTAGAGAAGAACTCTATTACCTTTCTTTTTTGCGCAAACATATAAATCTCCATCACTACTTGATTTTTATACATAAAATGCACAGGCACCATGCCGCTAACTGAAAGTAAGTGCTTTTTATAAGCTGTGCTTTTCCCAAAAGGAAGTGTGAGAAATGGCAGTAAGCATGACCGGTTATGGCAGAAGCAAAAAAGATTCCGGGCAAGGCTCCATTACGGTTGAAATCAAAACTGTAAATCATCGTTTTTCCGAATTTCAAATAAGAATGCCCAGACAGCTGATGCATATTGAAGACAAAATAAAGAAAAAGCTTAATAGGCATATCAAAAGAGGAAGAATCGAGGTTTTTATCACCGTTGACGGTGATGTCCTGGCCAGCAGGAAAGTAAATGTTGACTGGGAACTATTAGATGAATATTATCAATACATAACTGCAATT
It encodes the following:
- a CDS encoding calcium-translocating P-type ATPase, SERCA-type, giving the protein MKFHEMNEREVEQALNTDIKAGLTEDDVKKRHKQYGFNELKEGEKQSALLLFFSQFKDFMVLVLLAATLISGLLGEYIDAIAIIAIVIINGFLGFFQERKAEKSLSALKELSAPQVIALREGEWKKIPSKEVAVGDLLKFSTGDRVGADVRIVESNSLEVEESALTGESLPVQKRTGSLKTPNLAIGDMENMAFMGTMVTRGNGLGVVVGTGMNTAMGQIADLLQNAETMTTPLQRRLEQLGKILITAAIFLTVLVVAAGVMQGQELYTMFLAGVSLAVAAIPEGLPAIVTVALSLGVQRMIRKKAIVRKLPAVETLGCASVICSDKTGTMTQNKMTVTHLWSGGKEWRVDGVGYEPQGQFYRNESQIEPKSDKALQQMLMFGMLCNHAEIQQKNNEFVIDGDPTEGALLVAAMKAGYNRSSLLNQFQIINEFPFDSARKMMSVVVKDHNGRQFIVTKGAPDVLVGKSESVLWEGRRQILSRELSGEIQAAIEDLASQALRTIAIGYKEIPSKNVILDEKEAEKGLTFIGLQGMIDPPRPEVKEAVKECREAGIKTIMITGDHVITAQAIAKQLGILTEGSKVLQGKDLAEMSVEDLEEVVEDVTVFARVSPEHKLKIVKALQNRGHIVAMTGDGVNDAPAIKAADIGISMGITGTDVAKEASALVLLDDNFATIKAAIKEGRNIYENIRKFIRYLLASNVGEILVMLFAMLLALPLPLVPIQILWVNLVTDGLPAMALGLDQPEENVMKRKPRSPKEGVFSRGLGWKVVSRGFLIGLVTLLAFIFAYRANPDHLAYAQTVAFATLVMAQLIHVFDCRSEKSVFSRNPFGNKYLVWAVISSLVLVLIVIYYPPLQPIFHTVPIELRDWFMITGLSAIPTFLLAGTFLARKTK